In a genomic window of Spirochaetaceae bacterium:
- a CDS encoding HAMP domain-containing sensor histidine kinase encodes RWHAAAGVVAAGVAVCAWAGWWGGGRWLAPAAGVAALAAYPLRRWSARRPGGAAGRYLCAIGLLPVAGALVDQVAQLTRGAPLSLAVAGAGAAALGAGYLLAELDYLRAPAGSCGAGRKPDFEEEGLLQQRLAIAGYLTTGVAHEFKNTLGHIKTTAEWGAAGGDPQRALQLIRSHVGDGVSGVNEMLTTTLRDGPEARSKVSLLSEINKILGVVAATLQVVRITIRLQVPAELVLVTRRSELMLALLNLIHNAGQATTEHSPGGGAVTVTGREEADRCILEVTDGAGGVDPAAVGTLFDRGYGTGAGSGVGLHLARRLVERNNGSLTYHAIPGGSCFRIALPMEPSPGGVGAVRGG; translated from the coding sequence GCGGTGGCATGCCGCGGCGGGCGTGGTCGCGGCCGGAGTCGCCGTGTGCGCGTGGGCCGGTTGGTGGGGCGGTGGGCGGTGGCTGGCGCCGGCGGCAGGAGTCGCCGCGCTTGCCGCCTATCCGTTGCGCCGGTGGTCGGCCCGGCGGCCGGGGGGCGCGGCCGGCCGTTACCTGTGCGCGATCGGATTGCTTCCGGTGGCGGGCGCGCTTGTCGACCAGGTCGCGCAACTGACCCGCGGCGCGCCACTGTCCCTGGCGGTTGCGGGAGCCGGCGCGGCGGCGCTCGGTGCGGGCTATCTGCTCGCCGAGCTCGATTATCTGCGTGCGCCGGCAGGTTCTTGCGGCGCCGGCCGGAAGCCGGATTTCGAGGAGGAAGGCCTGCTGCAGCAACGACTGGCGATCGCCGGGTATCTCACCACCGGCGTCGCGCACGAGTTCAAGAACACGCTCGGCCACATCAAGACCACCGCGGAGTGGGGCGCCGCCGGCGGTGATCCACAGCGTGCGCTGCAACTGATTCGCAGCCACGTGGGTGATGGCGTCAGCGGCGTGAACGAGATGCTCACCACGACGCTCCGGGATGGCCCGGAAGCACGCTCGAAGGTTTCGCTGTTGAGCGAGATCAACAAGATCCTGGGAGTGGTGGCGGCGACCCTGCAGGTGGTGCGGATCACGATTCGGCTGCAGGTGCCGGCGGAACTCGTCCTGGTGACCCGCCGCAGCGAGCTGATGCTGGCGCTGCTGAATCTGATCCACAACGCGGGTCAGGCGACCACCGAGCACAGTCCCGGGGGCGGCGCCGTCACCGTTACCGGCCGCGAGGAGGCCGATCGGTGCATCCTGGAGGTGACCGACGGCGCCGGAGGCGTGGATCCGGCCGCGGTCGGAACGCTGTTCGACCGGGGATACGGCACCGGGGCGGGCTCCGGTGTCGGGCTCCACCTCGCGCGTCGCCTGGTCGAACGCAACAACGGCAGCCTTACCTACCACGCGATTCCCGGTGGAAGCTGCTTCCGCATCGCACTGCCGATGGAACCGTCGCCGGGCGGCGTGGGCGCGGTGCGGGGTGGCTAG